One genomic region from Vitis riparia cultivar Riparia Gloire de Montpellier isolate 1030 chromosome 17, EGFV_Vit.rip_1.0, whole genome shotgun sequence encodes:
- the LOC117904420 gene encoding uncharacterized protein LOC117904420: MPPSFISPMHYYICQACIITFLHQSAPSHNQPKTLSQLAFFFSSSMEPCSHSSISGHSPGNYHLVLGHYPLLATSTCWGTFLSATSASWPRSMVPSCLCASAMRREELGLMVQSLKEMGEARQVVNLSDTVIELIEHMTHKMVFGHSKIERIQLKALTRGVELGRSFQYSGLRALARGLCGSY, translated from the exons ATGCCACCATCTTTTATCAGCCCTATGCACTACTATATATGTCAGGCTTGTATCATCACTTTCTTACACCAATCAGCCCCTTCCCACAACCAACCTAAAACCCTTTCACAATTggccttcttcttctcctcctccatgGAGCCTTGTTCTCATTCATCCATCTCCGGCCACTCACCGGGAAACTACCACCTGGTCCTTGGGCACTACCCATTATTGGCAACCTCCACATGTTGGGGAACCTTCCTCAGCGCAACCTCAGCCTCCTGGCCAAGAAGTATGGTCCCATCATGTCTATGCGCCTCAG CGATGAGGAGGGAGGAGCTAGGGTTGATGGTGCAATCACTTAAAGAAATGGGCGAGGCACGTCAGGTGGTTAACCTCAGTGACACGGTGATTGAACTCATTGAACACATGACGCACAAAATGGTTTTTGGGCATAGCAAAATTGAGAGAATCCAGTTGAAAGCGCTTACACGAGGCGTTGAACTTGGCAGGAGCTTTCAGTATAGCGGATTACGTGCGCTTGCTAGGGGCT tatgtggctcatattga